A DNA window from Paralichthys olivaceus isolate ysfri-2021 chromosome 3, ASM2471397v2, whole genome shotgun sequence contains the following coding sequences:
- the pfn2b gene encoding profilin-2 isoform X2, whose amino-acid sequence MSWQSYVDNLMADGSCQDAAIVGYTDAKYVWASFVGGTFANITPEEIDVLIGKDREGFFTSGMTLGVKKCSVIRDSLHIDGDWTMDIRTKSQGGEPTYNVSVGKAGKVLVLVMGKEGVHGGGLNKKAYSMAKYLRDSGF is encoded by the exons ATGTCCTGGCAAAGCTACGTGGACAACCTGATGGCTGATGGCAGCTGCCAGGACGCGGCCATTGTTGGATACACAGACGCCAAATACGTCTGGGCATCGTTTGTCGGCGGTACATTTGCCAACATTACG CCTGAAGAAATTGACGTGTTAATAGGAAAGGACCGAGAGGGATTCTTCACCAGTGGGATGACCTTAGGTGTTAAAAAATGCTCCGTAATCAGAGACAGTCTCCACATTGATGGCGACTGGACAATGGACATCCGGACAAAGAGTCAAGGCGGAGAGCCAACATACAACGTTTCTGTAGGCAAAGCTGGCAAAG tcttGGTCTTGGTAATGGGCAAAGAAGGGGTCCATGGAGGCGGATTGAATAAGAAGGCATACTCGATGGCAAAATACTTGAGGGATTCAgggttttag
- the pfn2b gene encoding profilin-2 isoform X1, with protein sequence MSWQSYVDNLMADGSCQDAAIVGYTDAKYVWASFVGGTFANITPEEIDVLIGKDREGFFTSGMTLGVKKCSVIRDSLHIDGDWTMDIRTKSQGGEPTYNVSVGKAGKALVFVMGKEGVHGGQLNKKSFQMAEYLRKSGY encoded by the exons ATGTCCTGGCAAAGCTACGTGGACAACCTGATGGCTGATGGCAGCTGCCAGGACGCGGCCATTGTTGGATACACAGACGCCAAATACGTCTGGGCATCGTTTGTCGGCGGTACATTTGCCAACATTACG CCTGAAGAAATTGACGTGTTAATAGGAAAGGACCGAGAGGGATTCTTCACCAGTGGGATGACCTTAGGTGTTAAAAAATGCTCCGTAATCAGAGACAGTCTCCACATTGATGGCGACTGGACAATGGACATCCGGACAAAGAGTCAAGGCGGAGAGCCAACATACAACGTTTCTGTAGGCAAAGCTGGCAAAG CATTGGTTTTTGTCATGGGGAAGGAAGGTGTCCATGGAGGGCAGCTCAACAAGAAATCTTTTCAGATGGCTGAATACCTGAGGAAGTCTGGATACTAA